In Blastopirellula sp. J2-11, a single genomic region encodes these proteins:
- a CDS encoding amidase, translated as MTPESTQIADMTAGEMTALFQLGELSPVEAAQACLQRVHDHNPKVNAYNLLNEELTFEAARYSEERWRLATPLGPIDGVPVAVKDIFLTQGWPNRKGSLLTSPEPQLVDAPAIAALRRNGFVPLGRTTTPEFGWKGVTDNPLDGVTSNPWDPTKVSGGSSGGSGAAVVLGMGPLALGTDAGGSIRIPAGFCGVVGFKPTHGLCPMWPPSAFDPLAHVGPMTWTVADNALLLDALAEPDSRDVTLPANQVSFRDALEDADVAGLRIAFSANLGFVDVDPEIAAAVAAAASQFEEAGAIVETCDPGFSDPLEAFNRLFYAGAANALRDIGPEDRAKMDPNLIHVAEWATGLTLLEFMQARNERAALIERMSKFHQKWDLLLTPTLPIPAFDAGLEVPQGWPHERWPTWTPFTYPFNMTGQPAISVPCGFTKSGLPIGLQIIGPRHADVSVIQAAHFYQQVRPLTSIRPAWISST; from the coding sequence ATGACCCCGGAATCGACTCAAATCGCTGACATGACAGCCGGTGAAATGACGGCCCTGTTTCAATTGGGCGAACTTTCTCCGGTAGAAGCCGCTCAGGCATGTCTGCAGCGCGTGCATGACCACAATCCAAAAGTCAACGCCTACAATCTGCTCAACGAAGAACTCACCTTCGAGGCCGCTCGCTATTCCGAAGAACGGTGGCGATTGGCGACGCCGCTCGGACCGATCGACGGCGTTCCGGTCGCGGTGAAAGATATCTTTCTCACGCAAGGATGGCCAAATCGCAAGGGTTCGCTGTTAACCTCGCCCGAACCGCAACTCGTCGACGCTCCGGCCATCGCCGCGCTGCGCCGCAATGGGTTCGTCCCGTTGGGGCGCACGACGACGCCTGAGTTTGGTTGGAAAGGCGTAACCGACAATCCGCTGGACGGCGTCACTAGCAACCCGTGGGATCCAACCAAAGTCTCAGGCGGATCCAGCGGAGGGAGCGGCGCCGCGGTTGTTTTGGGAATGGGGCCGTTGGCCTTGGGGACCGACGCCGGCGGTTCGATCCGCATTCCCGCCGGTTTTTGCGGCGTCGTCGGTTTCAAACCGACCCACGGCTTGTGCCCGATGTGGCCGCCGAGCGCCTTCGATCCACTGGCCCACGTCGGGCCGATGACCTGGACCGTGGCCGATAACGCGCTGTTGCTCGACGCGCTGGCCGAGCCTGACTCGCGCGACGTCACGTTGCCAGCCAACCAGGTTTCGTTCCGCGACGCGTTGGAAGACGCCGACGTGGCGGGCCTGCGGATCGCGTTTAGCGCCAACCTTGGTTTTGTCGACGTCGATCCCGAAATCGCCGCGGCCGTTGCAGCGGCGGCGAGCCAGTTTGAAGAAGCGGGCGCGATCGTCGAAACATGCGACCCCGGTTTTTCCGATCCGTTGGAAGCGTTCAATCGGCTCTTCTACGCCGGAGCGGCGAACGCGCTGCGAGATATTGGTCCCGAAGATCGCGCAAAGATGGATCCCAATCTGATCCATGTCGCGGAGTGGGCGACTGGGCTCACTTTGCTCGAATTTATGCAAGCACGTAATGAACGAGCGGCTCTCATCGAGCGAATGAGCAAGTTCCATCAAAAGTGGGACCTGCTGTTGACCCCCACGCTGCCGATTCCCGCCTTTGACGCGGGGCTCGAAGTTCCCCAAGGCTGGCCGCACGAACGTTGGCCAACCTGGACGCCGTTTACCTACCCGTTCAACATGACCGGGCAACCGGCGATCTCCGTTCCGTGCGGATTTACCAAGTCAGGGCTGCCGATCGGCTTGCAGATTATCGGCCCGCGACATGCAGACGTCTCGGTGATTCAGGCCGCCCATTTCTATCAACAGGTCCGACCGCTGACGTCCATTCGTCCCGCTTGGATCAGTTCAACCTAA
- a CDS encoding pyridoxal phosphate-dependent aminotransferase, translated as MTNPRSEKLQDGLKIPSNDEAMEWSPALRALPVPGIRRMVNLAATMKDVIHLSIGQPDFQCPQHIVEAHIDALRAGHLGYTMDAGLPELLTELAKYYSARTEREITEDNILITTGATEAMYLAISVTSAPGRQFLIPDPTFPLYAPLVRMHGGEVKAIPTRAENGHQLDPQEVIDAIGPRTFAIILNSPSNPTGTVYPPETIEAIVQEAAYQGIRVISDEVYDHLILDDLEYASVLRHTSDLDHVMIASSFSKTYAMPGLRIGWIVSSQGAIKMLRRYHMFTTTVANTPAQWAGIAALQGPTACVDEMVQEYRRRRDRVVKLVSETPNLTGYWPQGGFYIFPSLPRTCNGSTLALRMLEEIGVCVVPGEAFGESCINSLRISYSTSMEKIEEAFQRMIPWMAKQEM; from the coding sequence ATGACTAATCCCAGGAGCGAGAAACTGCAGGACGGACTGAAGATCCCCTCTAACGATGAGGCGATGGAATGGAGCCCAGCGTTGCGCGCGTTGCCGGTCCCTGGGATTCGGCGTATGGTCAACCTGGCGGCGACGATGAAGGACGTCATCCATCTTTCGATCGGCCAGCCGGACTTTCAATGTCCGCAACATATTGTCGAAGCGCATATCGACGCGCTGCGAGCGGGCCATCTCGGCTACACCATGGACGCCGGGCTCCCCGAACTACTGACGGAGCTCGCCAAGTACTACTCGGCGCGTACAGAGCGGGAGATCACCGAGGATAACATCCTGATCACGACCGGCGCGACCGAAGCGATGTACCTGGCGATCAGCGTGACCTCGGCGCCGGGTCGGCAATTTTTGATTCCGGATCCGACCTTCCCGCTCTACGCTCCCTTGGTTCGAATGCATGGCGGCGAAGTCAAAGCGATCCCCACCCGGGCGGAAAACGGGCACCAGCTTGACCCGCAGGAAGTGATTGACGCGATCGGCCCCCGCACGTTTGCGATCATCTTGAATTCGCCCAGCAATCCGACCGGGACGGTCTATCCGCCGGAGACGATCGAGGCCATCGTGCAAGAAGCCGCTTATCAAGGGATTCGGGTGATCAGCGACGAAGTGTACGACCATCTGATTCTTGACGACCTGGAATATGCGAGCGTGCTGCGGCATACGTCCGACTTGGATCATGTGATGATCGCGAGCAGTTTCTCGAAAACCTATGCGATGCCGGGACTCCGCATCGGCTGGATCGTTTCCAGTCAAGGAGCGATCAAAATGTTGCGCCGCTACCACATGTTCACCACCACCGTAGCGAACACGCCGGCCCAGTGGGCAGGCATCGCGGCGCTGCAAGGGCCAACCGCTTGCGTTGACGAGATGGTCCAAGAATATCGCCGCCGCAGAGATCGCGTGGTGAAATTGGTCAGCGAAACGCCCAACCTGACCGGCTATTGGCCGCAGGGAGGATTCTACATCTTTCCGTCGTTGCCGCGGACCTGCAACGGCAGCACTCTGGCCTTACGGATGCTGGAAGAGATCGGCGTTTGCGTCGTCCCCGGCGAAGCGTTCGGAGAAAGCTGCATCAATTCGCTCCGAATCAGCTATTCGACCTCAATGGAGAAGATCGAAGAAGCGTTCCAGCGAATGATTCCCTGGATGGCCAAGCAAGAGATGTAA